Proteins found in one Luteimonas chenhongjianii genomic segment:
- a CDS encoding murein hydrolase activator EnvC family protein translates to MPRGRALLLVALLVAALPVFEASAQSSRETERRLERVRKELRDVAAERRRLEGQRGKAARDLRAADEQVDVSTRALRETRVRLAEEQIALEKLQARRVELESTVETRRQELASLLRAAYTVGDEAALKLMLAQDRVADAGRLLTYHRYLQQQRSTRIGELRAEMQELDGIEAAIQERRAALEATQAEQRAQLEKVERDRIARAEAVKGIESRFNDRSAREKALGRDARSLERVLTQLREAARRAEAERRAAAAAAREREARETREAAAAGRPRPPPRPPTQVARNAAPQVGGLGWPISGSLLTPYGGKLPDGRSSTGILIGAPAGTPVKAVADGTVVFAEWMTGYGMLLIVDHGNGYMSLYAHNDGLLKSVGNTVRRGDTLASVGNSGGQGRSGLYFELRQNGTPVNPATWLQRR, encoded by the coding sequence ATGCCCCGCGGCCGCGCGCTGCTGCTGGTCGCGCTGCTGGTCGCGGCGCTGCCCGTGTTCGAGGCATCGGCGCAGAGCAGTCGCGAGACCGAGCGCCGGCTCGAGCGCGTGCGCAAGGAACTGCGCGATGTCGCTGCCGAGCGACGCCGGCTTGAAGGCCAGCGCGGCAAGGCCGCGCGGGACCTGCGCGCGGCCGACGAACAGGTCGATGTGTCCACGCGCGCGCTGCGCGAGACGCGGGTCAGGCTCGCCGAGGAACAGATCGCGCTGGAAAAGCTCCAGGCGCGCCGGGTGGAACTCGAATCCACCGTGGAGACCCGCCGCCAGGAACTCGCCTCGCTGCTGCGCGCGGCCTACACGGTCGGCGACGAAGCCGCGCTCAAGCTGATGCTCGCCCAGGACCGCGTGGCCGACGCCGGCCGTCTGCTGACCTACCACCGCTACCTGCAGCAGCAGCGCAGCACGCGCATCGGCGAACTGCGCGCCGAAATGCAGGAGCTCGACGGCATCGAAGCCGCGATCCAGGAGCGTCGCGCGGCACTGGAGGCGACGCAGGCCGAGCAACGCGCGCAGCTGGAGAAGGTCGAGCGCGATCGCATCGCACGTGCCGAGGCGGTCAAGGGCATCGAATCGCGCTTCAACGACCGCAGCGCGCGCGAGAAGGCGCTGGGTCGCGATGCGCGCTCACTCGAGCGCGTGCTTACCCAGCTGCGCGAAGCCGCACGCCGCGCGGAGGCCGAACGTCGCGCCGCCGCAGCCGCCGCGCGCGAACGTGAAGCGCGCGAAACCCGCGAGGCCGCAGCCGCGGGCCGTCCCCGCCCGCCGCCGCGTCCGCCCACCCAGGTCGCGCGCAATGCCGCGCCCCAGGTCGGCGGGCTGGGCTGGCCGATCAGCGGCAGCCTGCTCACCCCCTACGGCGGCAAGCTGCCCGACGGCCGCAGCAGCACCGGCATCCTGATCGGTGCCCCGGCGGGCACGCCGGTCAAGGCGGTCGCCGACGGCACCGTGGTCTTCGCCGAGTGGATGACCGGCTACGGCATGCTGCTGATCGTCGACCACGGCAACGGCTACATGAGCCTCTACGCGCACAATGACGGCCTGCTCAAGAGCGTCGGCAATACGGTGCGCCGCGGCGACACCCTGGCCAGCGTCGGCAATTCCGGCGGGCAGGGCCGCAGCGGGCTGTACTTCGAACTCCGCCAGAACGGGACGCCGGTCAATCCGGCGACCTGGTTGCAGCGGCGCTGA
- the ubiA gene encoding 4-hydroxybenzoate octaprenyltransferase yields MHDYERFTQPAMPPRRERLRQYWKLMRGDRPIGWLLLLWPTWWALWIAAEGVPPLWTLAVFSAGVWLTRSAGCVINDYADRWLDPHVERTKDRPLASGAVRGREALLLFAALMLVAFALVLTMNPLTIAMSVVGVFLAASYPYLKRHTYLPQVYLGISFGWAIPMAFAAVQGTVPPIGWVLFVANIFWTTAYDTWYAMVDREDDIRAGSKSTAILFGDLDLVAQGVLYALAFVALALVGREAGLGAYYWLGLGLALALVVWEFVIARHREREACFRAFLHNHWVGMAIFAGIAADYALPTGFAPG; encoded by the coding sequence ATGCACGACTACGAACGTTTCACTCAGCCCGCCATGCCGCCCCGGCGTGAGCGCCTGCGGCAGTACTGGAAGCTGATGCGCGGGGATCGGCCGATCGGCTGGCTGCTGTTGCTGTGGCCGACCTGGTGGGCGCTGTGGATCGCCGCCGAGGGCGTGCCGCCGCTGTGGACCTTGGCGGTGTTCAGCGCCGGCGTCTGGCTGACACGCTCGGCCGGCTGCGTGATCAACGACTACGCCGACCGTTGGCTCGACCCGCACGTCGAACGGACCAAGGACCGCCCCCTGGCCAGCGGCGCGGTCCGCGGGCGCGAGGCGCTGCTGCTGTTCGCGGCGCTGATGCTGGTGGCCTTCGCACTGGTGCTGACGATGAACCCGCTGACGATCGCCATGAGCGTCGTCGGTGTCTTCCTCGCGGCAAGCTATCCCTATCTCAAGCGCCACACCTATCTGCCGCAGGTGTATCTGGGCATCTCGTTCGGCTGGGCAATACCGATGGCGTTCGCGGCGGTGCAGGGCACGGTGCCGCCGATCGGCTGGGTACTGTTCGTCGCCAATATCTTCTGGACCACCGCCTACGACACCTGGTACGCGATGGTCGACCGCGAGGACGACATCCGCGCGGGGTCGAAGTCGACTGCGATCCTCTTCGGCGATCTCGATCTCGTCGCCCAGGGTGTGCTGTATGCACTCGCGTTCGTCGCGCTGGCGCTGGTTGGCCGCGAGGCCGGGCTGGGCGCCTACTACTGGCTGGGTCTGGGCCTGGCGTTGGCGCTCGTGGTCTGGGAGTTCGTCATCGCGCGTCACCGCGAGCGGGAGGCCTGCTTCCGCGCCTTCCTGCACAACCACTGGGTCGGCATGGCGATCTTCGCCGGCATCGCCGCGGATTACGCGTTGCCGACAGGTTTCGCACCGGGCTGA
- a CDS encoding S41 family peptidase produces MRANSLALALFALLAPAAFAQTAQDQTQPAPSPQADGPPQVQSPGDAPMAGSDEEADVAASDDPAAIDHASSRVPLQEIRRYVGVFNAVREAYVEPVEDRKLMTSAIRGLLLDLDPHSVYMEKDTATAFDEGTEGAYDGIGVEVMYLGDGSMRVIAPIDGTPAAKAGIRAGDVIISVDGRTLTPSDREGPGPLRGAPGTSVMIGVLRDGETAPLEIRVDRETIRVVSVRGRMLEPGYAYVRLSQFQVDTAADFSRIVSELKQQAGGKLRGLVIDLRSNPGGLLTSAVQIADDLLDEGKIVSTRGRIPISDAEFSASPGDLLDGAPVVVLVDVGSASASEVLAGALRDNNRARVIGSRTFGKGSVQTVLPLDNGDSVKLTTARYYTPSGRSIQARGIDPDVTLRPDGAASADPDAPRAATMYTEANLPGHLQGDEEDGSTGGEALPGEGPISAALAELKKPWVPAAQGRVQDAPPATTPTPRATARPGASPVQSNGTPPASAPTGPEDASSGATPGESGATAPASSPDERGQASPPSIPADDPQAPAAPAPVAPAPEAAPTPSATPSR; encoded by the coding sequence ATGCGCGCGAATTCATTGGCGCTGGCCCTGTTTGCACTGCTGGCGCCGGCCGCGTTCGCGCAGACCGCGCAGGACCAGACGCAGCCGGCGCCGTCCCCGCAGGCCGACGGACCACCACAGGTCCAGAGCCCGGGCGATGCCCCGATGGCGGGTTCCGATGAAGAGGCCGACGTCGCCGCGAGCGATGATCCCGCCGCCATCGACCACGCCTCCAGCCGCGTGCCGCTGCAGGAGATCCGCCGCTACGTCGGCGTGTTCAACGCCGTGCGCGAGGCCTATGTCGAGCCGGTCGAAGACCGCAAGCTGATGACGTCGGCGATCCGCGGCCTGCTGCTCGATCTCGATCCGCACAGCGTCTACATGGAGAAGGACACCGCGACGGCCTTCGACGAAGGCACCGAGGGCGCCTACGACGGCATCGGCGTCGAGGTGATGTATCTGGGCGACGGCAGCATGCGCGTCATCGCGCCGATCGACGGCACGCCGGCGGCCAAGGCCGGCATCCGCGCGGGCGACGTGATCATCAGTGTCGACGGTCGTACGCTCACCCCGTCCGACAGAGAAGGCCCCGGCCCACTGCGCGGCGCGCCGGGCACCTCGGTAATGATCGGCGTGCTCCGCGATGGCGAAACCGCGCCGCTGGAGATCCGCGTCGACCGCGAGACCATCCGGGTGGTCAGCGTGCGCGGCCGCATGCTCGAGCCCGGGTATGCCTACGTCCGGCTCAGCCAGTTCCAGGTGGATACCGCCGCGGACTTCAGCCGCATCGTCAGCGAACTCAAGCAGCAGGCCGGCGGCAAACTGCGCGGCCTGGTCATCGACCTGCGCAGCAATCCGGGCGGCCTGCTGACCTCCGCGGTGCAGATCGCCGACGACCTCCTCGACGAGGGCAAGATCGTCAGCACCCGCGGCCGCATCCCGATCAGCGATGCCGAGTTCAGCGCATCCCCCGGCGACCTGCTCGACGGCGCACCGGTGGTCGTCCTCGTCGACGTCGGCTCGGCCAGTGCCTCCGAAGTGCTCGCCGGCGCCCTGCGCGACAACAACCGTGCCCGCGTCATCGGCAGCCGCACCTTCGGCAAGGGCTCGGTGCAGACCGTGCTGCCGCTCGACAACGGCGATTCGGTCAAGCTCACCACCGCGCGCTACTACACGCCGAGCGGCCGCTCGATCCAGGCCCGCGGCATCGATCCCGATGTCACCCTGCGTCCGGATGGCGCGGCCAGCGCCGACCCCGATGCACCGCGCGCCGCCACCATGTACACCGAAGCCAACCTGCCGGGCCATCTGCAGGGCGACGAGGAAGACGGCTCCACCGGCGGCGAGGCCCTGCCCGGCGAGGGCCCGATCAGCGCCGCGCTGGCAGAGTTGAAGAAGCCCTGGGTGCCGGCCGCGCAGGGACGCGTGCAGGACGCGCCGCCTGCAACCACGCCGACCCCTCGGGCCACTGCCCGGCCCGGGGCTTCGCCGGTCCAATCGAACGGCACGCCGCCTGCGTCCGCGCCCACCGGGCCCGAAGACGCGTCTTCCGGAGCGACGCCTGGCGAATCCGGCGCCACCGCGCCTGCGAGCAGTCCGGACGAGCGGGGGCAGGCCTCGCCTCCCTCCATACCGGCCGATGATCCCCAGGCCCCGGCGGCACCCGCGCCGGTAGCCCCTGCGCCCGAGGCGGCGCCCACGCCATCGGCCACGCCCTCGCGCTAA
- a CDS encoding M28 family metallopeptidase yields the protein MRKPLLLLALPAALALAGCGDRDAAQTAATPAADAPAEHTFSPAINGEDFGEMVRMLASDEFEGRAPGTAGEDKTVEYIKAQFERIGLQPGGDNNSWYQTVPMVETSADPSTVLRLNTSAGARELKFGEDMVIATRSGRTDVNVADSELVFVGYGVDAPEQNWNDYDGLDVKGKTVVMLVNDPGFHANDATLFDGEKMTYYGRWTYKFEEAARKGAVAALIIHDTPGASYGWDVVKNSWSGPQFDLRTEDDPEPRLPAQGWITGDVAKQLFADAGLDLDAQIKAANTRGFKPVPLKATVGFDLKSTIAEKSSRNVIGILPGTEAPEQAVLYLAHWDHLGKHEGEGADGDTIYNGAIDNATGVAGIIEIAEQFATTDPKPKRSVVFVAVTLEESGLLGSKYYVAQPTIDLAQTVAVINLDAMSVAGPSRDFVVTGQGNSELEDILKTFADQQNRTLVPEGNTAGGFYFRSDHFNFAKAGVPALYAKGGNDLVDGGTAGGKAATDDYAKRYHQPGDEYNPEWNLDGVVQDLEALYGVGRTLADGDQWPTWYEGNPFKAARDQMRSEAGAP from the coding sequence ATGCGCAAACCCCTTCTTCTGCTGGCATTGCCGGCCGCGCTGGCGTTGGCCGGTTGCGGTGACCGGGATGCCGCGCAGACGGCAGCCACGCCCGCTGCCGACGCCCCGGCCGAACACACGTTCTCCCCCGCGATCAACGGCGAGGACTTCGGCGAGATGGTGCGCATGCTTGCCTCCGACGAGTTCGAAGGTCGCGCGCCCGGTACCGCCGGCGAAGACAAGACGGTCGAGTACATCAAGGCCCAGTTCGAGCGCATCGGCCTGCAGCCGGGCGGCGACAACAACAGCTGGTACCAGACGGTGCCGATGGTCGAGACCTCGGCCGATCCCTCGACCGTGCTGCGCCTGAACACCAGCGCCGGCGCCCGGGAGCTGAAGTTCGGCGAGGACATGGTGATCGCCACGCGCAGCGGCCGCACCGACGTCAACGTCGCCGACAGCGAACTGGTGTTCGTGGGCTACGGCGTCGATGCGCCGGAGCAGAACTGGAACGACTACGACGGCCTCGACGTCAAGGGCAAGACGGTCGTCATGCTGGTCAATGATCCGGGCTTCCACGCCAACGACGCGACGCTGTTCGACGGCGAGAAGATGACCTACTACGGTCGCTGGACGTACAAGTTCGAGGAAGCCGCGCGCAAGGGCGCGGTGGCCGCATTGATCATCCACGACACCCCGGGCGCCTCCTACGGGTGGGATGTGGTGAAGAACTCCTGGTCGGGCCCGCAGTTCGACCTGCGCACCGAGGACGATCCCGAACCGCGCCTGCCGGCGCAGGGCTGGATCACCGGCGACGTGGCGAAGCAGCTGTTCGCCGATGCCGGGCTGGATCTCGACGCGCAGATCAAGGCCGCCAACACCCGCGGCTTCAAGCCGGTGCCGCTCAAGGCGACGGTCGGTTTCGACCTCAAGAGCACGATCGCCGAGAAGAGCTCGCGCAACGTGATCGGCATCCTGCCGGGCACCGAGGCGCCGGAGCAGGCGGTCCTGTACCTGGCGCACTGGGATCACCTGGGCAAGCACGAGGGCGAAGGCGCGGACGGCGACACGATCTACAACGGCGCGATCGACAACGCCACCGGCGTGGCCGGCATCATCGAGATCGCCGAGCAGTTCGCGACCACCGATCCCAAGCCCAAGCGCTCGGTGGTCTTCGTTGCGGTCACGCTCGAGGAATCGGGCCTGCTCGGCAGCAAGTACTACGTGGCGCAGCCGACGATCGATCTCGCCCAGACCGTGGCCGTGATCAACCTCGACGCCATGAGCGTTGCCGGGCCGTCGCGGGACTTCGTCGTGACCGGCCAGGGCAACTCGGAACTCGAGGACATCCTCAAGACCTTTGCCGACCAGCAGAACCGCACCCTGGTGCCGGAAGGCAACACGGCCGGTGGCTTCTACTTCCGCTCCGACCACTTCAACTTCGCCAAGGCCGGCGTGCCGGCGCTGTATGCCAAGGGCGGCAACGACCTCGTCGACGGCGGCACCGCCGGTGGCAAGGCCGCGACCGACGATTACGCCAAGCGTTATCACCAGCCCGGCGACGAGTACAACCCGGAGTGGAACCTCGACGGCGTGGTGCAGGATCTCGAGGCGCTCTACGGCGTAGGCCGCACCCTGGCCGATGGTGACCAGTGGCCGACCTGGTACGAGGGCAATCCGTTCAAGGCCGCGCGCGACCAGATGCGCAGCGAAGCGGGCGCTCCCTGA
- the crcB gene encoding fluoride efflux transporter CrcB: MQRLMLVALGGAFGSVCRYGLSLWTLQLAGANASTPLRFPLGTLAVNLLGCFVAGLLAGGIVRHEWFTPDVRVMLLVGVMGGFTTFSAFGLDTLALLRRGDIAMAGLYIAASVLCGLALVALGWWITSRGAA; the protein is encoded by the coding sequence ATGCAACGCCTGATGCTCGTCGCGCTCGGCGGCGCGTTCGGTTCGGTCTGCCGTTATGGCCTTTCGCTCTGGACACTGCAGCTGGCTGGCGCCAATGCGTCCACGCCCTTGCGCTTCCCGCTCGGCACGCTGGCGGTGAACCTGTTGGGCTGCTTCGTCGCGGGCCTGCTGGCCGGCGGCATCGTCCGCCACGAGTGGTTCACCCCCGACGTGCGCGTGATGCTCCTCGTCGGCGTCATGGGCGGCTTCACCACGTTCTCCGCGTTCGGGCTGGACACCCTGGCGCTGCTGCGACGGGGCGACATCGCAATGGCCGGCCTCTACATCGCCGCCAGCGTGCTGTGCGGGCTGGCTCTGGTCGCACTCGGCTGGTGGATCACGAGCCGCGGCGCCGCGTAG
- a CDS encoding ComF family protein, which yields MPDAVNLEPPTQVDGRWRRLLRSLLATRCLVCREAGIDGRDLCAPCTAALPWMPHACSRCAQPVPSGDPLCGRCLRRPPPLGAVVAAFDYRFPVDRLLPRFKFHRDLAAGALLGDCLSHATQHAERPDVLVPVPLHVARLRERGYDQALELARVLARGHGLPLRADLLRRVRATAPQSRLAAKARRRNLRHAFAAAASGGAPAHVALIDDVMTTGATLHAAAHALRRAGVARVDAWVCARVR from the coding sequence ATGCCCGATGCTGTCAACCTGGAGCCCCCGACGCAGGTTGACGGCCGCTGGCGACGCCTGCTGCGCAGCCTGCTGGCCACGCGATGCCTGGTGTGCCGAGAGGCGGGCATCGACGGTCGCGACCTCTGCGCCCCTTGCACTGCCGCGTTGCCGTGGATGCCGCACGCCTGCAGCCGGTGCGCGCAGCCGGTGCCGTCCGGCGATCCGTTGTGCGGACGCTGCCTGCGCCGGCCGCCCCCGCTGGGCGCCGTGGTCGCCGCGTTCGATTACCGCTTTCCGGTCGACCGCCTGTTGCCGCGCTTCAAGTTCCATCGCGATCTCGCCGCCGGGGCGCTGCTCGGCGATTGCCTGAGCCACGCGACGCAGCACGCCGAACGCCCGGATGTCCTCGTGCCGGTCCCGTTGCACGTCGCCCGCCTGCGCGAGCGCGGCTACGACCAGGCACTCGAACTTGCGCGCGTGCTGGCGCGCGGTCACGGCCTGCCCTTGCGCGCCGACCTGCTGCGCCGGGTGCGGGCGACCGCGCCGCAGTCACGGCTGGCCGCAAAGGCGCGGCGACGCAATCTGCGCCATGCGTTCGCTGCCGCCGCATCGGGCGGCGCACCGGCCCACGTCGCCCTCATCGACGACGTCATGACCACCGGCGCCACCCTGCATGCCGCCGCGCATGCCCTGCGCCGCGCGGGCGTCGCGCGTGTCGATGCCTGGGTATGCGCGCGGGTGCGCTGA
- a CDS encoding endonuclease domain-containing protein, whose amino-acid sequence MRATPAKLRFARSLRRESTDAERLLWFHLRDRRLGVKFRRQHPIGPYIVDFLSIEAALVIELDGCQHQPHRDADRTRFLERRGHRVLRFWNHDLLVRTETVLEQILATIALTPTPLPEGEGLKPYPKLR is encoded by the coding sequence ATGCGCGCCACACCCGCGAAACTGCGCTTTGCCCGCAGCCTGCGTCGCGAATCCACCGACGCCGAGCGCCTGCTCTGGTTCCACCTGCGTGACCGGCGCCTGGGGGTGAAGTTCCGCCGCCAGCACCCGATCGGCCCCTATATCGTCGACTTCCTCAGCATCGAGGCCGCACTCGTCATCGAGCTCGATGGCTGCCAGCACCAGCCCCACCGCGACGCCGACCGCACCCGGTTCCTGGAGCGCCGCGGCCACCGCGTCCTGCGGTTCTGGAACCACGATCTGCTGGTGCGCACGGAGACCGTGCTCGAACAGATCCTGGCCACGATCGCCCTCACCCCAACCCCTCTCCCGGAGGGAGAGGGGCTCAAGCCCTACCCCAAGCTGCGCTGA
- the galE gene encoding UDP-glucose 4-epimerase GalE has product MRILVCGGAGYIGSHMAKWLGAHGAEAVVLDNLSTGHREAVRFGRLIEADLLDPASLDTAFALGPFDAVMHFCARSLVGESVQKPYDYYDNNVVGTLNLLRAMQRHGVGKIVFSSTAAIFGEPVSARINETHPKTPINPYGASKLMVERVLADAGAAYGLRSVCLRYFNAAGASPDGDIGEAHTPETHLIPNVLRAALGNGERLKVFGDDWPTPDGTCVRDYIHVDDLAQAHWQALAYMETHAGAHAFNLGNGQGFSVREVITAAEAVSGHEIPWDIAPRRAGDPAVLVASNDLARRELGWTPRYTSLPEIIETAWRWHCAPTF; this is encoded by the coding sequence ATGCGCATTCTGGTTTGCGGCGGCGCCGGCTACATCGGCAGCCATATGGCGAAGTGGCTCGGCGCACATGGCGCCGAGGCCGTGGTGCTGGACAACCTGTCCACCGGCCATCGCGAGGCAGTGCGATTTGGCAGGTTGATCGAGGCGGATCTGCTCGATCCCGCATCGCTGGACACGGCGTTCGCGCTGGGCCCGTTCGATGCGGTGATGCATTTCTGCGCACGTTCGCTGGTGGGCGAGTCGGTGCAGAAGCCCTACGACTATTACGACAACAACGTCGTCGGCACGCTCAACCTGCTGCGGGCCATGCAGCGGCATGGCGTGGGGAAGATCGTGTTCTCCTCGACCGCTGCGATATTCGGTGAGCCGGTGTCTGCACGCATCAACGAGACGCATCCCAAGACGCCGATCAATCCCTACGGCGCCAGCAAGCTGATGGTGGAACGGGTGCTGGCCGACGCGGGCGCGGCCTACGGTCTGCGTTCGGTGTGCCTGCGCTACTTCAACGCGGCGGGTGCCAGCCCGGATGGCGACATTGGCGAGGCGCATACGCCCGAGACGCATCTGATTCCGAACGTGTTGCGTGCAGCCCTGGGCAATGGCGAGCGGCTGAAGGTATTCGGCGATGACTGGCCCACGCCCGATGGTACCTGCGTGCGCGATTACATCCACGTCGACGATCTGGCCCAGGCCCATTGGCAGGCGCTGGCCTACATGGAGACACATGCAGGCGCGCACGCATTCAACCTCGGCAACGGCCAGGGATTCTCGGTGCGCGAGGTGATCACTGCGGCGGAGGCGGTGAGTGGCCACGAAATCCCCTGGGATATCGCGCCGCGACGCGCGGGCGATCCCGCTGTGCTGGTGGCCTCGAACGACCTCGCTCGCCGCGAGTTGGGCTGGACCCCGCGCTATACCTCGCTGCCCGAGATTATCGAGACGGCGTGGCGCTGGCATTGCGCGCCGACGTTCTGA
- the gpmI gene encoding 2,3-bisphosphoglycerate-independent phosphoglycerate mutase, which yields MPHAASASRPRPVVLLILDGWGHRDDPRDNALALADIPNWRRLLAQHPSTLIHTEGRHVGLPDGQMGNSEVGHMNIGAGRIVYQDLTRIDAAIEDGSFFDNAELLAACDAVRANGGTLHVMGLLSPGGVHSHEAHLLAMLDLAARRGVARVAVHAFTDGRDMPPRSAEPSLRALQARCATLGNAHVASVSGRYYAMDRDQRWERVRKAWDAIVEAESPYHAPDAVAALQAAYARDENDEFVMPTVIDGATPMADGDAVVFMNFRADRARQLTAAFVDPAFTGFQARRPQLARFVCLTEYDARLPAPLAFQPDNLTNTLGEVLGANGLTQLRIAETEKYAHVTFFFSGGRETPYPGEERILVPSPKVATYDLQPEMSAPEVCERLVQAVRDERFDVVICNFANPDMVGHSGILEAAIKAVETVDRAVGEIVEVVRERGGELLITADHGNVEMMRDPETGEPHTSHTVGPVDLIYVGSRDVPLRRGGALRDLAPTILDLLGVAPPAEMTGRSLLQAAG from the coding sequence GTGCCTCATGCCGCTAGCGCTTCCCGTCCCCGCCCGGTCGTCCTGCTGATCCTCGATGGCTGGGGGCACCGCGACGATCCGCGCGACAACGCGCTGGCCCTCGCCGACATTCCCAACTGGCGGCGTCTGCTCGCCCAGCACCCGAGCACGCTGATCCATACCGAAGGCCGTCATGTCGGCCTGCCCGATGGGCAGATGGGCAACTCCGAAGTCGGCCACATGAACATCGGCGCTGGCCGCATCGTCTACCAGGACCTGACCCGCATCGATGCGGCCATCGAGGACGGCAGCTTCTTCGACAACGCCGAGCTGCTGGCCGCCTGCGATGCGGTGCGCGCCAATGGCGGCACCCTGCATGTGATGGGCCTGCTGTCGCCCGGCGGCGTGCACAGCCACGAGGCGCACCTGCTGGCGATGCTCGATCTGGCCGCGCGGCGTGGCGTTGCGCGCGTTGCCGTCCATGCCTTCACCGACGGGCGCGACATGCCGCCACGGTCGGCCGAACCGAGCCTGCGCGCGCTGCAGGCGCGCTGCGCCACGCTCGGCAACGCCCACGTCGCCAGCGTGTCCGGGCGCTACTACGCCATGGACCGCGACCAGCGCTGGGAGCGCGTGCGCAAGGCCTGGGATGCGATCGTCGAGGCCGAGTCCCCGTATCACGCGCCCGATGCGGTTGCTGCATTGCAGGCGGCGTATGCGCGTGACGAGAACGACGAATTCGTGATGCCCACCGTCATCGATGGTGCAACGCCGATGGCTGACGGTGACGCCGTGGTCTTCATGAACTTCCGCGCCGACCGCGCGCGACAGCTCACCGCGGCATTCGTCGATCCCGCGTTCACCGGCTTCCAGGCCCGCCGCCCGCAACTCGCGCGGTTCGTCTGCCTGACCGAATACGACGCGCGCCTGCCGGCGCCGCTCGCATTCCAGCCCGACAACCTGACCAACACGCTCGGCGAAGTGCTCGGTGCGAATGGCCTGACCCAGCTGCGCATCGCCGAAACCGAGAAGTACGCGCACGTGACGTTCTTCTTCAGCGGCGGCCGCGAGACTCCGTATCCGGGCGAGGAGCGCATCCTGGTGCCGAGTCCGAAGGTCGCCACCTACGATCTGCAGCCGGAAATGAGCGCGCCGGAAGTCTGCGAGCGGCTCGTGCAGGCGGTGCGCGACGAACGCTTCGACGTGGTGATCTGCAACTTCGCCAATCCGGACATGGTCGGCCACAGCGGGATACTGGAAGCGGCGATCAAGGCCGTCGAGACCGTCGACCGCGCGGTGGGCGAGATCGTCGAGGTCGTGCGCGAGCGCGGCGGCGAGCTGCTGATCACCGCCGACCACGGCAATGTCGAGATGATGCGCGACCCGGAAACCGGCGAGCCGCATACCTCGCATACGGTGGGTCCGGTGGATCTGATCTATGTGGGCAGCCGCGACGTGCCGTTGCGCCGCGGTGGCGCCCTGCGCGATCTCGCGCCGACGATCCTCGATCTGCTGGGCGTTGCACCGCCAGCCGAGATGACCGGCCGCAGCCTGCTGCAGGCCGCTGGCTGA